GCGGCTTCAACCGACTTGGCCTTCCTGGCCTATCTGTTCGGCTCTTATCTAGGGTTTTTTCACGCGGCCCGCATCCTTGAGACGGATGATTTATCTGTAGAGGCTTTTGGCGAAATGATTGCCCAGGTATCGCCGGTGATCGGTGAGGTGATGAAATATCAGGGCACGGTCATCCAGAGCAACAGTTACAATCAACCCTTAAGCTCGCTCCAAATGTCCATGACAAGCATTGAGCTGCTTACGCTACAGGCACGTGAATCTGGCATCAATAACGAATTCCCCCGGTTCGCTGAGAATCTGTTCCAAAAAGCCCTTCATGCTGGCTATGGGAGCGAGGAAGTCGCAGCTTTGGTTAAGGTACTACGCTAAGAATAATTCTGTAAAAGAAACCGACCCAGCGATTGCTTGGTCGGTTTTGTTATAAATATAAGCTTATCCTTCATATATATTAGTTAACGGACGAGTTGCCTAGGCTGCTCAGGTAAGCATCGGCTTCTTGATATGTAGGGTAATGCACGGCGAATTTGCCGAACAGCCGTTTCATTTGCATTTTCCAGACCGGAGAATCTGCAACGTATACCCAGCCGCCTACCCCTGCTTCTATCGCGCGGTCACCGGTGGGAGCGAGCATTGCGGCTACTTCAGGGGAGAGCACGGTTGGGGAACCCGTCACATCGGTGACTCCGGTGAAGCCCGGCTTCAGCTGCTTCAGTGCATTTTCGAAATCGGCTATGTATGCGGGTACGTCACTCTCAGTCAACCCGTAGGCCCTAACGATCACCTGGTTTTTTGCAACATTGACTTCCATTGTGTAAGACATGAACATTCCTCCAGTTGTGGTATTAACTTTACATTAGATTATATCGGATAAGATTGGGGTCTATTTGAGAGAATAAGGAAAACGGATCAGAACGGTTCTCATTTATGGGAATTAACCCCATATATTAAGGGGATACGGAGGATTTTACGATTCTGATCCAAAGAATTTACACAAACAATTGTTATTATGAAACACAAATTGTTGTCTTGTGTTATGATATAGGTAGAGGTGGCTCTTATGAACGATTTCGATAATTACCCCGATGAGCTGGGGAATTTCATCCGGCACTTCAGGAAGGCCCGCGGGTTAACGCTCAGGGGGCTGGAAGAGAAGAGCGGCATCAGCTATTCACAGCTCAGCAAGATTGAACGGGGAGAGAGTATCCCGCTTAAGGATAACCTGGATAAGATCATTGAAGCACTCGGAGGGGATCTCAAGAACCGGATGTATCATTTGGCCGACTATATGCCTGATATTGAGTACATCAAGACGCTGAAGCAGGGCTACAAGCTGCCTAAGCATAATCAGTCCCAGGACTACATTTACGAGACGGCGTTCAACAAGCTGAAGGAATTCCGGGCGAAGGAAGACAAAGAAACGTCATATGTTTCCTTTGATTCTGACGAGGTCATCGTATATGAGACGGAATATGGGGCAGGAATGGTTATAGAGAAGATCGAGAAGTACAACCTGACCGATGTGCTGAACGATATATTCGAGGGAAGTCTGGACAGCCTCCGCAGGCAACCCCGTCAGGGACGCCAGGCTTTCTTATTCGGAGAATGGCTGCGTGAAGGCATCTATGAGCTGAAGGAAGAGGAACAGGACCAGGTGATTCAGGCCTTGAAGGAATTCACCCAGTTCAAAGTGCAGCAGATTAAGGGCGTGTATAAGTAATGAAGTGCCCGGCTTAGCGTGCTTGCAAAATGAATAATGTTGCCCTTATTTGCAGCCATCTATTCATCTTGATCCATAAACAAACTACAAATGGTTAGACAGAAAAGGGGATAAGAAACATGAGAATCAATATGAAGTTCACCAGCAAAGGGAAAGCGGCCATCGAGAATTTCAACAACGAAGAGCTGTTGGAGATTTTTGCAAGATACATCAAGACACTGACCAAAAAATACGATATTGAAGTAGATGTGCCGCTTGAAGTAAATCAGAATATCGTTGCCGATGGAACCGTCATTGCTATGGCCCAGAACGTCAAATGTGATGCCGAAACCTTCTTCAAGGAGTTGGGACGCGATATCAAGGTTCCCCTCAAGAAGCGGCTTGGCGGGAAGCTGGAGAATGTGTTCAAGACCGAAATTATCGAGTAGACCAAAGTTTGTTTACACACCAAAAACCATCCCCGCATATTGTGGAGGATGGTTTTTTTGCATCTGTGGAGGTATACCATATGGGTGGAGAGCTTCGCATTCTAATGATGTTGGGTACCTGAAAGATTCCGCGTGGTGAGAACGTTCCTGATAATCTGGATAAAATCCGGTGAAGCCTTGGCTTCCAGCGCCAATTCGTAGATGTTCATTAATTGTTCGTCAGACAATAGCTCAAGTGATGAGGGGCGCGGAGAAGGATGAAAGTAAGTATCCATTGTATTCCTCCATCATGGTTGAGAGTAGTGGAAAAGATAATTAAGATATTAATGAAACGCTTCTATGTAAATGGTACCATCTGGAATATAATCCGTCTGCTGTCATTCGCCCTCTGAATTTTACTTTACATAAGTTGGATAATATGTGATAATGATTGAATTTGTTTTTCTTAGCCTGTCATGACTACAAAAAAGCAGCGCCCCCTTTGAAAAGGGAATCGCTGCTCTCTTTACATTCTATGACTGTGGTCCGTTCTTAAGCGAAGCCAGAAATCTGCGGATACGTGGTTCCTTGGATTCAGATACCGTTGCAAATTGTTCCCCTTGATTGAACAGAACAATCTTCCGTTCCGGATCATAACCGTCAATATTGCCAATGTTGACTACATTGCTGCGGTCAAGACGTTCAAAGCCCATTTCTCCGTAAGCTGCATACAAATCGGAAAGGGTGGTAGGGAGAACAAATTCGCCTTCTTTCGTATGGACGAATATTGTATTCTTGTAATTAGAGAAATACAATATCTCCTCCTCCCGGATACTGCGGGAAGAGCCGTCGTTTTGTAAGACACGCATGTACTCCCCATCCTTGTGTAATTACTTGCGTAATTCTTTTGGTGCTTCCGGGCTGTGAATCCAAATTTTAAGTATTTTCGTAAAGAACAGTGCTGATGAAGTCAAAATTACGGATGAATAGCGTGCAAAGTTCTTTTTCACTTGACTGTCTCCTTTTTGGGCAATGAAATTATTGTTAAGGACTGAGCGAAGAAAGCGAGTCCTAGAACATGGGATTGAATAAAAAGATTAGAACTAACCATTAACACTGATAATACTTTTAATAATGGATAATAGCGTAAAGGAACATGCACATTGGCATCAGGGTTAGGCGCGAATATCACAATTATAATCAAAGAGAACATATTAATAAGTATAAAGTGTTGTTCAGATAGGAATGTAATATGGGGCAAAGAAGAACATAAAATGATGGAGATAATATTACAAGCTGTTGCAGATTTTAGATGCTTACCACCAGATATAAATCTAAGAATAGCGAAACCAAATAGGGCAATGGCAGTTGTTGCAATACTTCCAGTTGACCACCCAATGAAAAAAGATATGAATATAATAAGCAGGGAGTTAAGTATTATACTGAGAGAATATTGCATGATCTCAATGGAACTGGTTTCCTGCGGATTGGCTCGTTTTATCATAGAGGCAAGCTTAAAACATAGTGTATTCATGCCCACTTCTATCCTTTTTATAAGATAAATAAATATAACAAAACATTAGTGCAAAATATAGTAAGGGTAGAGTGATGAAGTATCCTGAGTTGAAAAAATGCATTATAGAAATTACAACCGCGGCTGTTGGGAGATTCAGAATAAACAACAATTTTTCGCGCTTGCTAATTTTAATAGAGCCATTAGGTTTATCTGACACGTAGTCGAAGCCTTTGCGCTTATAACCAATATAATATCCGATGAAGATAGCTGTGGAAGCCGTTAAAAGCTGCAAAAAGTAAGTGGTTAAGTCCAATCCAAGAAAGGTTTTTTCTGATAATACACCAACTTTGTTAAAGAAGAGTGCATAAAGCAATTGGATGAATGTGTAGGCTTGGTATGTCATACCAGTTAATATTGCTGAGTAAAATATATGTATTCTAAAAAGCAACCAAAAGAAACATAGAATTAAGCAATACTGTAAGATAATATCAACTTCTAATTTTGAATAATTTATTCGAACGACATATGAGAAGAATGAAAGGATAAATCCAGCAAATAACATCTCTTTTGGATAAATATCAATCTTAAAAGCTTTGAAAGCTAAATAAAACATAGCGTATGCTTCCAGAATGGAAAATACCATATAAAGCACAAAATCCAGCATGCTTACACTCCCGGGAAATAGATTAACAAATCTGTAATCCTGGTGATATTATACATAATAGGCTAAGATACAACAACAGGTTTTGACACAATCCGGCAAATATTTCTTAAAAATTGGTTTGGAGAGGGGTTTTTACCATGAATCAGCGTCCTGCGCAAGGAGAGTATACCGAATTTCAGTCCAGATATATTACACTGGTGCCGCCGGAAGGAGCACTGAGCGTTATTCTAAGAGAGCAGACTCAGGAGGTGCTGGCTCTGCTTGGCGGGCTGACAGAGGAGCAAGGGGCCTACCGCTATGCCCCCGGGAAGTGGAGTATCAAGGAAATGCTAGGGCATCTGACGGATAATGACCGCATTATGTCTTACCGCTTGCTTTGTTTTGCGAGGGGAGAACAGGCGCCGCTGCCGGGCTATGAGGAGAATGATTATGCGGCTGCCGGGGCGTTCGACCGCTTCACGCTGCAAGAGATGATTGCGCACTACCGGATCGTCCGCGAGTCCACCTTGGCGCTGGTAGACAGTCTGGTGGATAATGATTATACCCGTACAGGCAGCTCCAATGGCATTGCGATGTCGGTTAGAGCGCAGATTGCTCTGATCATTGGACATGAGCGGCATCATCTGCGGATTCTTCGTGAACGTTATTTGAACTAAAGGGAGGTAACGCGCGTGGGCTTACTTAGAGGCATCTGGCATGTCTTCATCCCGAGGGAGCGCACGTTAATATACACCACGTTCGATCAGGGACAATATCTCCGGGTCAAAAGCCGCCTTGCAGCAGCAGGCATCCCGCACCGTTCCCGGATTAATGGCGGAATGAGAGAGACCACACGGCGTGCTAACTTCGGCGGGAAGGCTACGAT
The sequence above is a segment of the Paenibacillus sp. FSL R7-0204 genome. Coding sequences within it:
- a CDS encoding helix-turn-helix domain-containing protein: MNDFDNYPDELGNFIRHFRKARGLTLRGLEEKSGISYSQLSKIERGESIPLKDNLDKIIEALGGDLKNRMYHLADYMPDIEYIKTLKQGYKLPKHNQSQDYIYETAFNKLKEFRAKEDKETSYVSFDSDEVIVYETEYGAGMVIEKIEKYNLTDVLNDIFEGSLDSLRRQPRQGRQAFLFGEWLREGIYELKEEEQDQVIQALKEFTQFKVQQIKGVYK
- a CDS encoding LytTR family DNA-binding domain-containing protein; translation: MRVLQNDGSSRSIREEEILYFSNYKNTIFVHTKEGEFVLPTTLSDLYAAYGEMGFERLDRSNVVNIGNIDGYDPERKIVLFNQGEQFATVSESKEPRIRRFLASLKNGPQS
- a CDS encoding accessory gene regulator B family protein, coding for MNTLCFKLASMIKRANPQETSSIEIMQYSLSIILNSLLIIFISFFIGWSTGSIATTAIALFGFAILRFISGGKHLKSATACNIISIILCSSLPHITFLSEQHFILINMFSLIIIVIFAPNPDANVHVPLRYYPLLKVLSVLMVSSNLFIQSHVLGLAFFAQSLTIISLPKKETVK
- a CDS encoding sporulation histidine kinase inhibitor Sda, whose protein sequence is MDTYFHPSPRPSSLELLSDEQLMNIYELALEAKASPDFIQIIRNVLTTRNLSGTQHH
- a CDS encoding DinB family protein, which codes for MNQRPAQGEYTEFQSRYITLVPPEGALSVILREQTQEVLALLGGLTEEQGAYRYAPGKWSIKEMLGHLTDNDRIMSYRLLCFARGEQAPLPGYEENDYAAAGAFDRFTLQEMIAHYRIVRESTLALVDSLVDNDYTRTGSSNGIAMSVRAQIALIIGHERHHLRILRERYLN